The proteins below come from a single Tissierella sp. MB52-C2 genomic window:
- the coaBC gene encoding bifunctional phosphopantothenoylcysteine decarboxylase/phosphopantothenate--cysteine ligase CoaBC encodes MLKGKKIVLGVTGGIAVYKACDLVSRLKKLNANVDVIMTEGAEEFVTPLTFQTMSKNVVHRKMFNEITSYDVEHISLAQRADIILIAPATANTIGKIANGIADNLLTTVVMASTAKVIFAPAMNTFMYRNPIVKLNIDKLKELGYEFITPGTGVLACGDYGEGKMAEPSDILEYVLSSFVEKDLVEKKIVITAGPTIEPLDPVRYMTNHSSGKMGYSIAEEAVKRGAEVILVSGPTSLEAPKGVTLINIKTTEDMLNAIENHFDTCNVLIKAAAPVDYRPETVSEEKIKKKDNDNELIIKYIKNPDIAAHFGNKKKDQIIVGFAAETNNVYEYAMGKLKKKNLDFIVANDVTKDGAGFNVDTNIISIIDKEGTKIDYPIMDKRRVARIILDKVKYILQDKG; translated from the coding sequence ATGCTTAAAGGTAAAAAAATTGTTCTAGGAGTTACAGGTGGAATTGCAGTATATAAAGCTTGTGATTTAGTCAGCAGATTAAAAAAGCTTAATGCCAATGTGGATGTAATCATGACAGAAGGAGCAGAAGAATTTGTTACACCTCTGACTTTTCAAACTATGTCAAAAAATGTGGTTCATAGAAAAATGTTTAATGAAATTACAAGTTATGATGTAGAGCATATATCCTTGGCACAGAGAGCAGATATTATTTTAATTGCTCCGGCAACTGCAAATACCATAGGGAAAATAGCAAATGGAATAGCAGACAATTTATTAACTACAGTTGTGATGGCATCAACGGCTAAGGTCATATTTGCACCAGCTATGAATACTTTTATGTATCGTAACCCAATAGTAAAGTTAAATATAGATAAATTAAAAGAGTTAGGATATGAGTTTATTACTCCAGGAACAGGAGTACTTGCCTGTGGAGACTATGGAGAAGGGAAAATGGCAGAGCCATCTGATATTCTGGAATATGTATTAAGTAGCTTTGTAGAAAAAGATTTAGTAGAAAAAAAAATAGTAATAACTGCTGGACCAACTATAGAGCCCTTAGACCCAGTTAGATATATGACTAATCATTCCAGTGGTAAAATGGGATATAGCATAGCAGAGGAAGCTGTAAAAAGAGGTGCAGAAGTAATACTAGTAAGTGGTCCTACATCTCTTGAGGCACCTAAAGGAGTAACTCTTATTAATATAAAAACCACCGAAGATATGCTAAATGCTATTGAGAATCATTTTGATACCTGTAATGTCTTGATTAAAGCTGCAGCACCAGTAGATTATAGACCAGAGACAGTAAGTGAAGAAAAAATAAAGAAAAAAGACAATGATAATGAATTGATTATAAAATATATAAAAAATCCAGATATAGCAGCTCACTTTGGAAACAAAAAGAAAGATCAGATTATAGTTGGATTTGCAGCTGAAACCAATAATGTTTATGAGTATGCAATGGGAAAATTAAAGAAGAAAAACTTGGATTTCATAGTGGCTAATGATGTGACAAAAGATGGAGCAGGTTTTAATGTAGACACTAATATTATATCTATAATAGATAAGGAAGGCACAAAAATAGATTATCCTATAATGGATAAAAGACGAGTTGCAAGGATTATATTAGATAAGGTAAAATATATATTACAAGATAAAGGCTAG
- the rpoZ gene encoding DNA-directed RNA polymerase subunit omega, which translates to MLNPSFNELAERGDSRYTLVILTAKRARQIIDGAEPLIEGTSKKPVSIALGEVIEGKITYTRPSISSIK; encoded by the coding sequence ATGTTAAACCCATCTTTTAATGAACTAGCAGAAAGAGGAGATAGCAGATATACTCTAGTTATACTAACTGCTAAAAGAGCAAGACAAATCATTGATGGTGCTGAACCGTTAATTGAAGGAACATCTAAAAAGCCAGTTAGTATTGCTTTAGGAGAAGTGATAGAAGGAAAGATAACTTATACTAGACCATCTATTAGTAGTATAAAATAG
- the gmk gene encoding guanylate kinase encodes MAKGFLLIVSGPAGTGKGTVCKELLERNKDIVYSISATTRKPRVGEVDGVNYFFIDDEEFKNKINNNEFLEHAYVHTNYYGTPKEFVIDQVDKGEIVLLEIDVQGALQIKKNYPEAVFVFLLPPTMEELKNRIVKRGTETPEDINRRFENAFKELDFVGEYDYFVVNEKIEDAISDIESIIRAESVRVKRHSDIKEKIISQGGK; translated from the coding sequence ATGGCAAAAGGTTTTTTGTTAATTGTTTCAGGTCCTGCTGGAACTGGAAAGGGAACTGTATGTAAAGAATTATTGGAAAGAAATAAGGATATCGTATATTCGATTTCTGCAACTACAAGAAAGCCAAGAGTTGGCGAAGTAGATGGAGTCAATTATTTTTTTATAGATGATGAAGAATTTAAAAATAAAATTAATAATAATGAATTTTTAGAGCACGCATATGTACACACTAACTACTATGGAACTCCAAAGGAATTTGTTATAGATCAAGTCGATAAAGGAGAAATAGTTTTATTGGAAATTGATGTACAAGGTGCATTACAAATTAAGAAGAATTATCCTGAGGCAGTATTTGTATTTTTATTACCTCCAACCATGGAGGAGTTAAAAAATAGAATAGTTAAAAGAGGAACTGAGACGCCAGAAGATATAAATAGAAGATTTGAAAATGCTTTTAAAGAATTAGATTTTGTAGGGGAATATGATTATTTTGTTGTAAATGAAAAAATAGAAGATGCCATATCTGATATAGAGTCCATAATAAGAGCTGAAAGTGTAAGAGTAAAAAGACATTCAGATATTAAAGAAAAAATTATTTCACAGGGAGGTAAATAA
- the remA gene encoding extracellular matrix/biofilm regulator RemA yields the protein MSIKLINIGFGNIVSANRIISVVSSESAPIKRLIQEAREKGLLIDATYGRRTRAVIITDSQHVILTPVQPETVANRFHDKGENID from the coding sequence ATGTCAATAAAACTAATTAACATTGGTTTTGGAAATATTGTTTCAGCCAATAGAATAATTTCTGTAGTAAGTTCAGAATCGGCACCTATTAAAAGACTTATCCAAGAAGCAAGAGAAAAGGGACTTTTAATAGATGCTACTTATGGCAGAAGAACTAGGGCAGTTATAATTACAGATAGTCAACATGTAATACTAACTCCCGTTCAACCAGAGACTGTGGCCAATAGGTTTCACGACAAAGGAGAGAATATAGACTAA
- a CDS encoding YicC/YloC family endoribonuclease has translation MVKSMTGFGRGEFSNELYNLKVEIKGVNHRYNDIIIKMPRHISYLEEKIKKIIKKEIHRGKIDVYINLDYINESAINIKVDVPLARTYKSALEHLSTELNLTEGVKLFNILGLSDIIKTERKELDEDIIWSCLKEALDIAVKDIMSMKELEGEELKEDMLSKLHTIENIILDIEERSPLVVLEYKDRLRERIRELLDKEINIDEDRITSEVVIFADKCNINEEVVRLKSHIKQFISILNENNSIGKKLDFLIQEMNREINTIGSKANDVLISQRVVEAKAELEKIREQVQNVE, from the coding sequence ATGGTTAAGAGTATGACTGGTTTTGGACGAGGGGAGTTTAGCAATGAGCTATATAATTTAAAGGTAGAGATAAAGGGTGTTAATCATAGATATAATGATATTATAATAAAAATGCCTAGACATATTTCTTACCTTGAAGAGAAGATAAAAAAAATTATAAAAAAAGAAATTCATAGAGGGAAAATAGATGTATATATTAATCTAGACTATATAAATGAATCTGCAATAAATATTAAAGTAGATGTGCCATTAGCAAGAACTTATAAATCAGCCTTAGAGCATTTATCTACAGAGTTAAACTTAACAGAAGGTGTTAAACTATTTAATATATTAGGATTATCAGATATTATTAAAACTGAAAGAAAAGAATTAGATGAAGATATTATATGGTCCTGTTTAAAAGAGGCTTTAGATATTGCAGTGAAAGATATTATGAGTATGAAAGAGCTAGAAGGGGAAGAATTAAAAGAAGATATGTTATCAAAACTTCATACTATTGAAAACATAATATTAGATATTGAAGAAAGATCCCCTTTAGTAGTATTAGAGTATAAGGATCGGCTAAGAGAAAGAATTAGAGAACTACTAGACAAAGAAATAAATATAGATGAGGACAGAATTACTTCGGAGGTAGTCATATTTGCCGATAAGTGTAATATTAATGAAGAAGTTGTAAGGCTTAAATCACATATAAAACAATTTATTTCTATATTGAATGAAAATAATTCAATAGGTAAAAAGCTGGATTTCTTAATTCAAGAGATGAATAGAGAAATAAATACCATTGGCTCAAAGGCAAATGATGTATTAATTTCTCAGAGAGTAGTAGAGGCAAAGGCAGAATTAGAAAAAATAAGAGAGCAAGTCCAAAATGTTGAATAG